From a single Mesorhizobium shangrilense genomic region:
- a CDS encoding ABC transporter permease, whose translation MTDIALSMQDRTNPRFNRGSRLVDTVSRAGLLIAILAVVLYGALASPVFFTTGNLVNVLTSMAIVGIVVVGMTFVLVVGGLADLSVPATIACGAILSLALQPMIGPVPAFVLAVALAGACGLVNGLLVGYVGINPIIATLGVGTIVLGIVQAAVGGVIVYGTDPATAALVKSRVLGIPTIALIFLAIALIGNFVLSRSFWGRWTIATGGNYSAAEASAVPVRAVKAGAFIITALCSGLSGALLGLTLQSARPLVGTGYEFSAITAVVVGGVSIMGGFGSVPRAIAGLVFVQLLTNVMVLQGVRTPVQGFILGLLIAIAVALDVALRKRGVA comes from the coding sequence ATGACGGACATCGCCCTCTCCATGCAGGATCGTACCAACCCACGTTTCAACCGTGGCAGCCGGCTCGTTGACACCGTCTCTCGTGCCGGCCTGCTCATCGCCATCCTGGCGGTGGTGCTCTACGGGGCGCTCGCCAGCCCGGTCTTCTTCACCACAGGCAATCTGGTCAATGTCCTGACCTCGATGGCCATCGTCGGCATCGTTGTGGTTGGCATGACCTTCGTGCTCGTCGTCGGCGGCCTTGCCGACCTTTCGGTGCCGGCGACCATCGCCTGCGGCGCCATCCTGTCGCTTGCCCTGCAGCCGATGATCGGCCCGGTTCCCGCCTTCGTCCTGGCGGTCGCGCTGGCCGGCGCCTGCGGCCTCGTCAACGGATTGTTGGTCGGCTATGTCGGCATCAACCCGATCATCGCCACGCTGGGCGTCGGCACCATCGTGCTCGGCATTGTCCAGGCGGCGGTCGGCGGCGTCATCGTCTACGGTACCGACCCGGCCACGGCGGCACTGGTCAAGAGCCGGGTTCTGGGTATTCCCACCATCGCCCTGATCTTCCTGGCCATCGCCCTCATCGGAAACTTCGTCCTGTCGCGCTCCTTCTGGGGCCGGTGGACCATCGCCACGGGCGGTAATTACAGTGCCGCTGAAGCCAGCGCTGTGCCGGTTCGTGCCGTCAAGGCCGGAGCCTTCATCATCACCGCACTGTGCTCGGGCCTGAGCGGTGCGTTGCTCGGATTGACCCTGCAGAGCGCCCGACCGCTTGTCGGCACAGGCTATGAGTTCAGCGCCATCACTGCCGTGGTGGTCGGTGGCGTCTCGATCATGGGCGGTTTCGGCTCGGTGCCGCGCGCCATCGCCGGGCTGGTCTTCGTCCAGTTGCTCACCAACGTCATGGTGCTGCAGGGCGTGCGCACGCCCGTCCAGGGCTTTATCCTCGGCCTGCTGATCGCCATTGCGGTCGCCCTCGATGTCGCCCTTCGCAAGCGGGGTGTTGCGTGA
- a CDS encoding sugar ABC transporter ATP-binding protein yields the protein MQGISKIFPGVKALSDVNFSVDFGRVHAIVGENGAGKSTLMKVLSGTYLPTTGTTEVGGVEVRMRKPADAQKLGIRMVHQELNLVPDLTVAENVHLGRMPRKWLLVDKAAMVGNAAAVLKELGADIDPKARLGDLSISQQQLVEIAKAYAANPRIIVLDEPTSSLSEHETAALFRILRKMKAQGIAIVYISHRLKEVLEIADDVTILRDGSMIESRPADGITAAQMIKLMVGREVTNVFPKTPSTIGAPVLKVRGLGDGVTFSNVSFDVRAGEILGLTGLVGAGRTEVAKAIFGLSTLTAGSIETHGKPVTIRSPSQAMRAGIAYVPEDRKGDGIIPSMTVRENISLPVLRRLSRFSRVSLSADRKLAAKYAADFSIVPPDPERRINLLSGGNQQKAVISKWLSAKPSVLILDEPTRGVDVGAKAEIHRIIGELVAKGMAVVMISSELPEVLGVCDRVVVMRDGRASPAIERKDLSEERIMALATGEETA from the coding sequence ATGCAAGGGATCAGCAAGATCTTCCCAGGCGTGAAGGCGCTTTCCGATGTCAATTTCTCTGTCGATTTCGGCCGCGTCCACGCCATCGTCGGCGAAAACGGCGCCGGCAAATCCACGTTGATGAAGGTGCTCAGCGGCACCTATCTTCCAACCACCGGCACCACCGAGGTGGGCGGTGTGGAAGTGCGCATGCGCAAGCCGGCCGATGCGCAGAAACTTGGCATCCGCATGGTGCATCAGGAATTGAACCTGGTGCCCGACCTGACCGTCGCCGAGAACGTCCATCTCGGCCGCATGCCGCGCAAATGGCTGCTGGTCGACAAGGCCGCGATGGTCGGTAACGCGGCCGCCGTCCTGAAGGAATTGGGCGCCGACATCGATCCCAAGGCGCGGCTCGGCGATCTTTCGATCAGCCAGCAGCAGCTGGTGGAAATCGCCAAGGCCTATGCCGCCAACCCGCGTATCATCGTGCTGGACGAGCCGACATCGAGCCTGAGCGAGCACGAGACGGCGGCGCTGTTCCGCATCCTGCGCAAGATGAAGGCGCAGGGCATCGCCATCGTCTACATCAGCCATCGGCTGAAGGAGGTGCTGGAGATCGCTGACGATGTCACCATCCTGCGCGACGGCAGCATGATCGAATCGCGTCCGGCCGACGGCATCACCGCCGCGCAGATGATCAAGCTGATGGTCGGCCGCGAGGTCACCAACGTGTTCCCGAAGACGCCCTCGACGATCGGCGCTCCGGTGCTGAAGGTCAGAGGCCTCGGCGACGGCGTCACTTTTTCCAATGTCAGCTTTGATGTCCGGGCTGGCGAGATACTCGGCCTGACCGGCCTCGTCGGTGCCGGCCGCACCGAAGTCGCCAAGGCGATCTTCGGCCTGTCCACGCTGACCGCCGGCAGCATCGAGACCCATGGCAAGCCCGTCACCATCCGCTCGCCGTCACAGGCGATGAGGGCCGGCATCGCCTATGTGCCGGAAGACCGCAAGGGAGACGGCATCATCCCGTCCATGACGGTGCGCGAGAACATCAGCCTGCCGGTCTTGCGCCGGCTTTCCCGCTTCAGCCGCGTCAGCCTGAGCGCCGACCGCAAGCTCGCGGCGAAATACGCTGCGGACTTTTCCATTGTCCCGCCTGATCCCGAGCGCCGCATCAACCTTCTGTCGGGTGGAAACCAGCAGAAGGCCGTCATCTCCAAATGGCTGTCGGCCAAGCCGTCCGTGCTCATTCTCGATGAGCCGACGCGCGGCGTCGATGTCGGCGCCAAGGCCGAAATCCACCGCATCATCGGTGAACTCGTCGCGAAGGGAATGGCTGTGGTGATGATCTCGTCCGAACTCCCCGAAGTGCTCGGCGTCTGCGACCGGGTCGTCGTCATGCGTGACGGCCGTGCCTCGCCGGCGATCGAGCGCAAGGACCTGTCGGAAGAACGCATCATGGCGCTCGCCACGGGCGAAGAAACGGCATGA
- a CDS encoding amidohydrolase family protein: MASPIVDAHHHFWRVDRGDYHWMSPGMGAPLYRDYLPRDLAPLLRKAGVDKTVVVQAAQTEDETAFLLALAGETDFVAGVVGWLDMEDPAFAVKLDALMANPKFVGLRPMLQDLADDAYILRPSVISSLRVIAERGVAFDVLTYPRHLRNVAKALDAVPGLRAVIDHISKPSIASGAFNGWASDLQRVAAFPNVFCKLSGMITEADHDSWRPRDLKPYVDQALLSFGADRLMFGSDWPVCLLAGSYAEALNALRTVLDPQLLKDQQAAVYGLNAVRFYQLSI, translated from the coding sequence ATGGCCAGCCCCATCGTCGACGCGCATCACCATTTCTGGCGGGTCGACCGTGGCGACTATCATTGGATGTCGCCCGGCATGGGAGCGCCGCTCTACCGGGATTATCTGCCGCGGGACCTGGCGCCGCTTCTGCGCAAGGCCGGCGTCGACAAGACCGTCGTCGTCCAGGCCGCGCAGACGGAGGACGAAACGGCCTTCCTGCTGGCGCTTGCCGGCGAGACCGATTTTGTCGCCGGCGTGGTCGGGTGGCTCGACATGGAAGACCCGGCCTTCGCCGTCAAGCTCGACGCGCTCATGGCCAATCCCAAATTCGTCGGCCTGCGGCCCATGCTGCAGGATCTCGCGGATGATGCCTACATCCTGCGGCCTTCTGTCATCTCCAGCCTGCGGGTCATTGCTGAACGCGGTGTCGCCTTCGATGTCCTGACCTATCCCCGCCACCTCAGAAACGTCGCCAAGGCCCTCGACGCCGTGCCCGGCTTGCGGGCGGTGATCGATCACATCTCGAAGCCTTCCATCGCGTCGGGTGCATTCAATGGCTGGGCCAGCGACCTGCAGCGTGTCGCCGCATTTCCCAATGTCTTCTGCAAGCTCTCCGGCATGATCACCGAAGCGGATCACGACAGCTGGCGCCCGCGCGATCTGAAACCTTATGTCGACCAGGCGCTGCTGTCTTTCGGGGCTGACCGCCTGATGTTCGGCAGCGACTGGCCCGTATGCCTGCTGGCGGGCAGTTATGCCGAGGCGCTCAACGCGCTGCGCACCGTTCTCGACCCCCAGCTTTTGAAGGATCAGCAGGCGGCCGTCTACGGCCTGAATGCCGTCCGCTTCTACCAGCTGTCGATCTGA
- a CDS encoding fumarylacetoacetate hydrolase family protein: MKLLRYGPSGAEEPGLLDADGNIRDLSGTIADIGGSDISPEGLARLAAIDPASLPKVEGNPRLGACVANTGKFICIGLNYADHAAESGMAVPSEPVIFMKATSAIVGPNDDVLIPRGSQKTDWEVELGIIIGKTAKYVTEAEALDYVAGYCVAHDVSERAFQTERQGQWTKGKSCDTFGPTGPWLVTKDEVADPQNLGMWLTVNGETMQNGSTKTMVYGVTHLVSYLSQFMSLHPGDIISTGTPPGVGMGMKPQRWLKPGDVVELGVDGLGSQKQHVRADG, encoded by the coding sequence ATGAAACTGCTGCGCTACGGCCCTTCCGGCGCCGAAGAACCCGGCCTCTTGGATGCCGACGGGAACATTCGCGACCTCAGCGGAACGATTGCCGATATCGGCGGAAGCGACATCTCGCCCGAAGGCCTCGCGCGGCTGGCGGCCATCGATCCGGCATCGCTGCCGAAGGTCGAGGGCAATCCGCGGTTAGGCGCCTGCGTCGCCAACACCGGCAAGTTCATCTGCATCGGCCTGAACTACGCCGATCACGCGGCGGAGTCGGGCATGGCCGTGCCGTCCGAGCCGGTCATCTTCATGAAGGCGACCTCGGCGATCGTCGGCCCGAATGATGACGTGCTGATCCCGCGCGGCTCGCAGAAGACCGACTGGGAGGTTGAACTCGGCATCATCATCGGCAAAACAGCGAAATACGTCACCGAAGCCGAGGCACTCGATTATGTAGCCGGCTATTGCGTGGCGCATGACGTCTCCGAGCGGGCGTTCCAGACCGAGCGCCAGGGCCAGTGGACCAAGGGCAAGAGCTGCGACACGTTCGGCCCGACCGGCCCATGGCTGGTCACAAAGGACGAGGTCGCCGATCCGCAGAACTTGGGCATGTGGCTCACCGTCAATGGCGAGACCATGCAGAACGGCTCGACGAAAACCATGGTCTACGGCGTCACCCACCTCGTCTCCTACCTGTCGCAGTTCATGTCGCTGCATCCGGGCGACATCATCTCCACCGGCACGCCGCCGGGCGTCGGCATGGGCATGAAGCCGCAGCGCTGGCTGAAGCCCGGCGATGTCGTCGAGCTCGGCGTTGACGGGCTCGGATCGCAGAAACAGCACGTCCGCGCCGACGGCTGA
- a CDS encoding SDR family NAD(P)-dependent oxidoreductase, giving the protein MNRIDLDGQVAVVTGGAQGLGLAFAKRILGSGAKVCLWDVNGDRLQAAKAELGDGAVETVVVDIVDPDAVVAAHARTESVLGSVSILVNSAGIAGPNHTLEAYPVADWKRVIDINLHGTFHVNRAVVPSMKAKGYGRIVNVASIAGKEGNPNASAYSASKAAVIGMTKSLGKELAGLDIAVNCITPAAARTPIFDQMKQEHIDYMLSKIPRARFLEVDEAANMVAWLVSKENSFTTGAVFDLSGGRATY; this is encoded by the coding sequence ATGAACAGGATTGATCTCGACGGTCAGGTGGCTGTCGTGACGGGTGGTGCGCAGGGCTTGGGTCTTGCCTTCGCAAAGCGCATCCTGGGCTCCGGCGCCAAGGTATGCCTGTGGGACGTCAATGGCGACCGCTTGCAGGCCGCCAAGGCGGAACTGGGCGACGGCGCGGTCGAGACGGTCGTGGTCGACATCGTCGATCCCGACGCCGTCGTGGCGGCGCACGCTCGCACCGAGTCCGTGCTCGGTTCCGTGTCGATCCTGGTCAACTCGGCGGGCATCGCCGGTCCCAACCATACGCTGGAAGCCTATCCGGTCGCCGACTGGAAGCGCGTCATCGACATCAACCTGCATGGCACGTTCCACGTCAACCGCGCCGTGGTGCCGTCGATGAAGGCGAAAGGCTACGGCCGCATCGTCAACGTCGCCTCGATCGCAGGCAAGGAAGGCAACCCCAACGCATCCGCCTATTCGGCGTCGAAGGCCGCGGTCATCGGCATGACCAAGTCACTGGGCAAGGAACTGGCCGGGCTCGACATCGCCGTCAACTGCATCACGCCGGCCGCCGCGCGCACGCCGATCTTCGACCAGATGAAGCAGGAGCACATCGACTACATGCTGTCGAAGATCCCGCGCGCCCGTTTCCTCGAGGTCGACGAGGCCGCCAACATGGTGGCTTGGCTGGTCTCGAAGGAGAACAGTTTCACCACCGGCGCCGTGTTCGACCTGTCCGGCGGCCGCGCCACCTATTGA